In Arthrobacter sp. PAMC25284, a single genomic region encodes these proteins:
- a CDS encoding primosomal protein N', which produces MSTVRSGASAPDEPFQLSLLHGFPTGPVAPPGPELAATLPVARVLIESSLPHLDRPFDYSVPAILDTAAQPGVRVQVRFNGQELSGYLLERTADSDAGHSLLPLQKVVSAVRVLTPAIAELALRIAERYAGTVSDVLRVAVPPRMARLEKEFAPDGRLDPELFLAGPTQDPGLAASAAPSVHAAPSAPSAGPVVGAGVSRWAAYHNGPAYLQHLGAGESPRAVLSALQGFGPGGWPRLIAEAVAAVRLSGRGAVVVVPDYRDLDRVEAALLELLPAGDVARLTADDGPTPRYRNFLRLLSGAAGVAVGTRSAAYAPVRDLGLVVCWDDGDDLHIEQRSPYAHSREVLLLRAGQERAACLLAGHTRSTEAERLVESGWARAVEAERTVLRRTVPRVLNTADSFEQERDPLARIARLPGAAWRAAKEGLLRGPVLVQVARAGYAPSLACETCREPARCQACSGPLAIAGAVGASAVPQCRWCSAPAQAWRCTHCNGMRLRRGATGALRTAEELGRAFPGTPVITSSGDHIKAAVQDSPALVVATIGAEPVAAGGYAAALLLDGDSLLRRENLRAGEDAVRRWFNAASLVRPAPEGGLVVITADDAAGVGALLRWDPAGYASRELSLRRELLLPPAVRIASVTGGRTAVGHFTGDVERRLAGQGIVLRTAGPAPLVMTGGATGVTSGGGPSAARQAPGRNDDDVRTLMFIPYAQAADAAGVMRAVKAAAAAKRSDDPVQLRLDGVDIL; this is translated from the coding sequence ATGTCGACCGTCCGTTCCGGTGCGTCGGCGCCGGACGAACCCTTCCAGTTGTCGCTGCTCCATGGCTTCCCCACGGGTCCGGTTGCCCCGCCGGGGCCGGAGCTCGCCGCAACCCTGCCGGTAGCGCGGGTGCTGATCGAATCGTCGTTGCCGCATCTGGACCGGCCGTTCGACTACAGCGTTCCGGCCATCCTCGACACCGCGGCGCAGCCCGGAGTCCGGGTCCAGGTGCGTTTCAACGGCCAGGAATTATCGGGTTATCTCCTGGAACGGACTGCCGACTCGGACGCCGGGCACAGCCTCCTGCCGTTGCAGAAGGTGGTCTCCGCCGTGCGCGTGTTGACCCCCGCCATCGCCGAACTCGCACTGCGGATCGCCGAACGGTACGCCGGAACGGTCAGCGACGTGCTGCGCGTCGCCGTACCGCCCCGGATGGCCCGGCTGGAAAAGGAGTTCGCCCCGGACGGACGGCTGGACCCGGAGCTGTTCCTGGCCGGCCCGACGCAGGATCCCGGCCTGGCTGCATCCGCCGCGCCATCGGTACACGCCGCACCGTCGGCGCCGTCAGCCGGGCCCGTCGTCGGCGCGGGGGTCTCCCGCTGGGCGGCTTACCACAACGGCCCGGCCTACCTCCAGCACCTCGGCGCGGGGGAGTCGCCCCGCGCCGTGCTGAGCGCCCTGCAGGGTTTCGGGCCCGGCGGCTGGCCCCGGCTGATCGCGGAAGCGGTGGCCGCCGTCCGGCTCTCCGGCCGGGGCGCCGTGGTGGTTGTGCCCGACTACCGGGACCTGGACCGGGTGGAAGCCGCCCTTCTGGAACTGCTCCCCGCCGGCGATGTCGCCCGCCTGACCGCCGACGACGGTCCGACGCCGCGCTACCGCAACTTCCTCCGGCTCCTCAGCGGCGCCGCCGGGGTGGCGGTTGGCACCCGGTCCGCTGCCTACGCTCCGGTCCGTGACCTTGGACTCGTGGTCTGCTGGGACGACGGCGACGACCTCCACATCGAACAACGCTCCCCATACGCGCACTCCCGCGAAGTGCTGCTCCTGCGGGCCGGCCAGGAACGCGCCGCGTGCCTGCTGGCGGGTCACACGCGCAGCACGGAGGCGGAACGCCTGGTCGAATCCGGCTGGGCCAGGGCGGTGGAGGCCGAGCGCACCGTCCTGCGGCGGACCGTCCCGCGCGTCCTGAACACCGCCGACAGCTTCGAGCAGGAACGTGATCCACTCGCCCGCATCGCCCGGCTGCCGGGCGCGGCCTGGCGGGCCGCCAAGGAGGGCTTGCTCCGCGGTCCGGTCCTGGTCCAGGTGGCCCGGGCTGGCTACGCACCTTCGCTCGCCTGCGAGACCTGCCGCGAACCGGCCCGCTGCCAGGCCTGCAGCGGACCGCTGGCCATTGCCGGGGCCGTGGGAGCCTCGGCGGTACCGCAATGCCGCTGGTGTTCCGCCCCGGCCCAAGCCTGGCGTTGCACCCACTGCAACGGCATGCGGCTGCGCAGGGGTGCCACCGGCGCGCTCCGCACCGCCGAGGAGTTGGGCCGCGCTTTCCCCGGCACCCCGGTGATCACCTCGTCCGGGGACCACATCAAGGCCGCAGTCCAGGACAGCCCCGCCCTGGTCGTGGCGACGATCGGCGCCGAGCCGGTGGCCGCCGGCGGGTACGCGGCGGCACTGCTGCTCGACGGAGACTCACTGCTGCGCCGGGAGAACCTGCGCGCGGGCGAAGACGCGGTCCGGCGCTGGTTTAACGCTGCTTCGCTGGTGCGTCCGGCACCTGAGGGTGGCCTCGTGGTCATCACTGCGGACGATGCCGCCGGGGTCGGAGCGCTGCTGCGCTGGGATCCGGCCGGCTACGCCTCCCGCGAGCTGTCGCTGCGGCGGGAGCTGTTGTTGCCGCCAGCCGTCCGGATCGCCTCCGTCACTGGCGGCCGGACCGCCGTCGGGCACTTCACTGGAGATGTTGAACGGCGGCTGGCGGGACAGGGAATTGTGCTCAGGACCGCCGGACCGGCGCCCCTGGTGATGACCGGGGGAGCCACGGGCGTCACTTCCGGGGGCGGACCGTCCGCGGCCCGCCAGGCGCCGGGCCGGAATGATGACGATGTCCGGACCCTGATGTTCATCCCTTACGCCCAGGCCGCGGACGCCGCCGGGGTGATGCGCGCCGTCAAGGCCGCAGCTGCCGCCAAGCGGAGCGATGACCCAGTCCAGCTCCGGCTCGACGGCGTCGATATTCTTTAG
- a CDS encoding glycosyltransferase family 1 protein, with protein MKILVDARFTRLDHHDGISRYGASLIAAAARIADVSMLISDRRQLALLPEVPYTLINSPLSPAELFVAAKVNKLGADVVVCPMQTMGSWGRKYALVLTLHDLIYYEHPEPPGFLPAPVRVLWRLYHKAFWPQRLLLNRADVVATISSTTAALIAKYRLTRRPVRIVGNAPQHGHTPRDPETGADKTLLYMGSFMPYKNVETMIAGMAELPDMTLHLLSRISPELRAGLEAQVPAAANVVFHNGVTDAEYDAMLARTTALISLSRAEGYGLPLVEAMSHGTPVIASDIPIFREVGDDAVSYVHPDSPAEFAAAVRKLEEPELWKARSRRSVERAADFSWDSSARKLVDLAGEAVALRNGRVR; from the coding sequence ATGAAAATTCTCGTCGATGCGCGATTCACCCGCCTGGACCACCACGACGGCATCAGCCGCTACGGCGCGAGCCTCATTGCGGCTGCCGCCAGGATCGCCGATGTCTCCATGCTCATCAGTGACCGCCGCCAGCTGGCCCTGCTCCCCGAGGTGCCTTACACACTCATAAACAGCCCGCTCTCGCCGGCTGAGCTGTTCGTGGCCGCCAAGGTCAACAAGCTCGGCGCCGACGTTGTGGTTTGCCCCATGCAGACGATGGGCAGCTGGGGCCGGAAGTACGCCCTGGTGCTGACGCTTCACGACCTCATCTACTACGAGCACCCGGAACCGCCGGGATTCCTCCCGGCCCCGGTTCGGGTCCTGTGGCGCCTCTACCACAAGGCGTTCTGGCCGCAACGCCTCCTGCTGAACCGGGCAGACGTCGTCGCGACGATCAGTTCCACCACGGCCGCCCTGATCGCCAAGTACCGCCTCACCCGGCGGCCGGTCCGGATCGTGGGCAATGCCCCCCAGCACGGCCACACACCCCGGGACCCGGAGACGGGAGCGGATAAAACCCTGCTCTACATGGGCTCATTTATGCCTTACAAAAACGTCGAAACGATGATCGCAGGGATGGCAGAGCTGCCGGACATGACCCTGCACTTGCTCAGCCGGATTTCCCCGGAGCTCCGCGCCGGGCTGGAAGCCCAGGTTCCCGCCGCGGCCAACGTGGTCTTCCACAATGGCGTCACGGACGCCGAATACGACGCAATGCTGGCCCGGACCACCGCCCTGATCAGCCTCTCCCGGGCGGAGGGCTACGGACTGCCCCTCGTCGAGGCGATGTCCCACGGCACCCCGGTGATCGCCAGCGACATCCCGATCTTCCGCGAGGTCGGCGACGATGCCGTCAGCTACGTGCACCCCGACTCGCCCGCCGAATTCGCCGCGGCCGTCCGGAAACTCGAGGAGCCGGAACTGTGGAAGGCACGCTCACGCCGGTCGGTGGAGCGTGCCGCGGACTTCAGCTGGGATTCTTCCGCACGCAAGCTCGTGGACCTGGCCGGCGAGGCCGTGGCGCTGCGGAACGGCCGGGTCCGGTAG
- a CDS encoding alpha/beta fold hydrolase encodes MEHVDIKSSPAPLFSSGLDARTRSAAVDLDGGRVAYWTYEPVRVTPETRTILVIHGFRGDHHGLLRVADHLPEMRLIMPDLPGFGSSAAFAGASHTVERYGQFIGEFMAALGLGPETVLLGHSFGSIITSHFVADHPAAVCRLILINPIAAPALEGPKGLMTKLAVLYYEAAARLPRRPGQALLRSQLIVRVMSEAMAKTRDKDIRRFVHAQHSAYFSAFADRDSLLEAFKASVGSHVSEVAHRLELPVLLVAGEQDEIAMLPDQHKLVARLPDGLLGVIPGVGHLIHYETPEPAARYIRDFLKEPTA; translated from the coding sequence ATGGAACACGTGGACATCAAGTCCTCCCCCGCGCCCCTGTTCAGCAGCGGACTCGACGCCCGGACCCGGTCTGCTGCCGTTGACCTCGATGGCGGCCGGGTAGCCTACTGGACGTATGAGCCGGTCCGGGTGACCCCCGAGACCCGTACCATCCTGGTTATCCACGGCTTCCGCGGCGACCACCACGGCCTGCTCCGGGTGGCCGACCACCTTCCGGAGATGCGGCTCATCATGCCGGACCTGCCGGGCTTTGGCAGCTCCGCGGCCTTTGCCGGCGCAAGTCATACCGTGGAGCGCTACGGACAATTCATTGGCGAATTTATGGCCGCGCTGGGCCTGGGCCCGGAGACGGTCCTGCTGGGTCATTCGTTTGGCTCGATCATCACCAGTCATTTCGTGGCGGACCATCCCGCCGCCGTGTGCCGGCTGATCCTCATCAACCCGATCGCAGCGCCAGCGCTCGAGGGGCCGAAGGGACTCATGACCAAGCTCGCGGTCCTTTACTATGAGGCCGCGGCGCGGCTGCCCCGGCGGCCCGGTCAGGCCCTGCTTCGGAGCCAGCTGATTGTCCGGGTGATGAGTGAAGCCATGGCGAAAACCAGGGACAAGGACATCCGCCGGTTCGTCCATGCACAGCACAGCGCCTACTTCTCCGCCTTCGCCGACCGGGACAGTCTGCTGGAGGCCTTTAAAGCGTCGGTCGGCAGCCATGTCTCCGAGGTCGCCCACCGGTTGGAGCTCCCGGTTCTGCTGGTCGCGGGCGAACAGGATGAGATCGCCATGCTGCCGGACCAGCACAAGCTCGTTGCCCGGCTGCCGGACGGCCTCCTCGGGGTCATCCCCGGCGTCGGGCACCTGATCCACTACGAGACCCCCGAGCCGGCGGCCCGTTACATCAGAGACTTCCTGAAAGAGCCCACCGCATGA
- a CDS encoding sugar-binding transcriptional regulator: protein MTPSRQSDALRAAQLYYLQDLTMDAIARELRTSRSTVSRLLSAARESGLVQIQIRSPLDTGPELESIIRAQYKVDVHVVPVVDTLNEAETLDRVAMQAARTIGPLVDSNAIIGVAWGSTLSAVSRHLTRKITHDSVVVQLNGAGNMQTTGITYASDIMRRFGSAYGARVEQFPVPAFFDHATTKTAMWNERSVQRILALQARMSIAIFGVGSVDADYPSHVYAGGYLDEADLATLATSDVVGDVATVFFRSDGSSDGITLNERSTGPDLAQLRQVRRRICVISGASKINGLRGALAAGLATDLILDEASARRLVSFNGIA, encoded by the coding sequence ATGACACCTTCACGTCAGTCCGACGCCCTCCGGGCTGCCCAGCTCTACTATCTCCAGGACCTGACCATGGACGCCATCGCACGGGAATTGCGGACGTCCCGGTCGACCGTTTCGCGGTTGTTGTCGGCGGCGCGGGAATCCGGTCTGGTTCAGATCCAGATCCGCAGTCCGCTGGACACCGGACCTGAATTGGAAAGCATCATCCGGGCCCAGTACAAGGTCGATGTGCACGTCGTTCCGGTGGTCGACACCCTCAATGAGGCGGAAACACTGGACCGGGTGGCGATGCAGGCGGCCCGGACGATCGGCCCGCTGGTCGATTCCAACGCCATCATCGGGGTCGCCTGGGGATCCACCCTGAGCGCTGTGAGCCGGCACCTGACCCGCAAAATCACCCATGACAGCGTCGTCGTGCAGCTCAACGGGGCGGGCAACATGCAGACGACCGGCATCACCTATGCTTCCGACATCATGCGGCGCTTCGGCAGCGCCTACGGAGCCCGGGTGGAGCAGTTCCCTGTCCCGGCGTTTTTCGACCACGCAACGACCAAAACGGCCATGTGGAATGAACGCAGTGTGCAACGCATCCTGGCCCTGCAGGCCCGCATGAGCATTGCGATCTTCGGTGTGGGCTCAGTCGATGCCGACTACCCCAGCCACGTTTACGCGGGCGGGTACCTCGACGAGGCTGACCTTGCCACGCTGGCCACGTCCGACGTCGTCGGGGACGTCGCGACCGTGTTCTTCCGCTCCGACGGTTCCTCGGACGGCATCACCCTGAACGAACGTTCCACCGGACCGGACCTGGCCCAGCTCCGGCAGGTCCGGCGCCGCATCTGCGTGATTTCCGGGGCATCGAAGATCAACGGGCTCCGCGGTGCACTTGCCGCGGGCCTGGCCACCGACCTCATCCTCGACGAGGCCAGCGCCCGCCGGCTGGTCAGTTTCAATGGCATCGCCTGA
- a CDS encoding glycerol-3-phosphate dehydrogenase/oxidase, protein MQGPASERTSVEKLRSRRRAQVLIVGGGINGVGTFRDLALQGVDVVLVERGDYCQGASGASSHMIHGGIRYLENGEFRLVQESVVERNRLLRIAPHYVKPLQTTIPIFSTFSGVLSAPLRFLTHKQQGKPKERGAFLIKLGLSLYDFFSRDGGTVPRHQFRGRKKALAELPRLHPGIKYTATYFDASVHNPERLTLDVLQDGEKAGLAGAGQARASNYVSLVSLKEAAGTGGGSTVELRDELTGEVFDFTADVIVNTTGAWVDLTNEAMGAASAFMGGTKGSHIVLDHPELLKACNGGEIFFEHTDGRIVLIYPMGDRVLVGTTDVFADMAEDAVCTEAEIDYFIDLIGHVFPDVSVDRGQIVYSFSGVRPLPKNDATQPGFVSRDYRIERRTAARDGAAGGAVVLSLVGGKWTTFRALSEHMTNDVLTELGMERKTSTAKLAIGGGADFPDTEEGIQRWIKAHMSADRDADRATLLLTRYGTRAEDVIAYLDLAPDRLLRSTRELSVRELEFMAENEQIGHLIDVLIRRTSLAFRGLVTGELLNEVSEILSGPLGWDAARRASEITHAQEVLQRFHGVTVDSLVA, encoded by the coding sequence ATGCAGGGCCCGGCCAGCGAGCGCACATCGGTCGAGAAACTGCGGTCGCGGCGCCGGGCGCAGGTGCTGATCGTCGGCGGCGGCATCAACGGGGTCGGTACTTTCCGGGATCTCGCGCTGCAGGGGGTGGATGTGGTGCTCGTGGAACGCGGCGACTACTGCCAGGGTGCCAGCGGCGCCTCGTCCCACATGATCCACGGTGGCATCAGGTACCTGGAAAACGGCGAGTTCCGCCTGGTCCAGGAATCCGTCGTAGAGCGCAACCGGCTCCTGCGGATCGCGCCTCACTACGTCAAGCCGCTGCAGACCACCATTCCCATCTTCAGCACGTTTTCCGGCGTCCTGTCAGCTCCGCTGCGATTCCTCACCCACAAGCAGCAGGGCAAGCCCAAGGAACGTGGGGCCTTCCTCATCAAGCTTGGCCTCAGCCTTTACGATTTCTTCTCCCGCGACGGCGGCACAGTGCCCCGGCACCAGTTCCGGGGCCGCAAAAAGGCACTGGCTGAGCTGCCCCGGCTGCACCCGGGCATCAAATACACGGCCACGTACTTCGACGCTTCCGTCCATAACCCCGAGCGGCTGACCCTGGATGTCCTGCAGGATGGCGAGAAAGCCGGACTTGCCGGCGCCGGCCAGGCCCGGGCCAGCAACTATGTCTCGCTGGTCTCACTCAAGGAAGCGGCCGGTACCGGCGGGGGCAGCACCGTCGAACTCCGCGATGAGCTGACCGGCGAGGTCTTCGACTTCACGGCGGACGTCATCGTGAACACCACCGGCGCGTGGGTGGACCTGACCAACGAGGCCATGGGAGCGGCGTCGGCGTTTATGGGCGGCACGAAGGGCTCACACATCGTGCTGGACCACCCCGAGCTGCTCAAGGCTTGCAACGGCGGTGAGATCTTCTTCGAGCACACGGACGGCAGGATCGTCCTGATCTACCCGATGGGGGACCGTGTCCTCGTCGGCACCACGGACGTCTTTGCCGACATGGCCGAGGACGCCGTCTGCACCGAGGCCGAGATTGACTACTTCATTGACCTGATTGGTCATGTGTTCCCGGATGTGTCCGTTGACCGCGGCCAGATCGTCTATTCCTTCTCCGGTGTCCGACCGCTCCCGAAGAACGATGCGACCCAGCCCGGCTTCGTCAGCCGCGATTACCGGATCGAACGCCGTACCGCGGCCCGTGACGGAGCAGCAGGAGGCGCCGTCGTGCTGAGCCTCGTGGGCGGGAAATGGACCACCTTCCGGGCACTGTCCGAGCACATGACCAACGACGTCCTCACCGAACTCGGCATGGAGCGGAAGACCTCGACGGCGAAGCTGGCCATCGGAGGCGGGGCTGACTTCCCGGATACCGAAGAGGGTATCCAGCGGTGGATTAAGGCCCACATGTCCGCAGACCGCGACGCGGACCGGGCCACCCTCCTGTTGACCCGGTACGGGACCCGCGCCGAAGACGTCATCGCTTACCTGGATCTCGCACCGGACCGGCTGCTGCGATCCACCCGGGAACTGAGCGTCCGCGAACTGGAGTTTATGGCCGAGAACGAGCAGATCGGTCATCTGATCGATGTGCTGATCCGCCGGACGTCCCTGGCCTTCCGGGGCCTGGTGACCGGCGAACTCCTCAACGAGGTATCGGAGATCCTGTCCGGCCCGCTGGGCTGGGATGCGGCACGCCGGGCCTCGGAAATCACCCACGCCCAGGAGGTGTTGCAACGGTTCCACGGCGTCACGGTGGACAGCCTGGTCGCCTGA
- a CDS encoding MIP/aquaporin family protein, with amino-acid sequence MSLGIVFLSEVFGTAMLTLLGCGVVANVALKGTKGNNGGFLMVTWGWGIAVFAGVYVAVMSGAHINPAVTFGLLVNGKSEYAPGVPVDIASTLTYFGGELLGAFLGAVVMWLAYKQHFDAEPEPASKLGVFSTGPAIRSTTWNLVTEIIGTFVLVFVILTFGGTPSGLGPLAVALLVVGIGVSLGGPTGYAINPARDLGPRIAHALLPIKGKGSSDWSYSWIPVVGPLVGGGLAGIVAAVVPIIARAAA; translated from the coding sequence ATGTCTCTTGGAATAGTTTTTCTATCCGAAGTATTCGGCACAGCGATGCTGACACTGCTCGGTTGTGGTGTTGTTGCCAACGTCGCCCTCAAGGGCACAAAGGGCAACAATGGCGGGTTTCTGATGGTCACCTGGGGTTGGGGCATCGCCGTGTTCGCCGGCGTGTACGTGGCCGTAATGTCAGGCGCACACATCAACCCGGCCGTGACGTTTGGTCTGCTGGTCAATGGCAAGAGCGAGTATGCACCCGGGGTCCCGGTGGACATTGCCTCGACGCTGACCTACTTCGGCGGTGAGCTGCTGGGGGCCTTCCTGGGCGCCGTGGTGATGTGGCTGGCGTACAAGCAGCACTTCGACGCCGAACCCGAGCCCGCCAGCAAGCTGGGCGTCTTCTCCACCGGCCCGGCCATCCGCTCCACCACCTGGAACCTGGTCACCGAGATCATCGGTACCTTTGTCCTCGTTTTCGTCATCCTGACCTTCGGCGGGACGCCCTCCGGGCTCGGCCCGCTGGCCGTCGCCCTGCTCGTTGTCGGCATCGGCGTGTCACTCGGTGGCCCCACCGGATACGCCATCAACCCTGCCCGTGACCTCGGTCCCCGTATCGCCCACGCGCTGCTGCCGATCAAGGGCAAAGGCTCCAGTGACTGGAGCTACTCCTGGATCCCCGTTGTTGGACCGCTGGTCGGTGGCGGCCTCGCCGGCATTGTCGCCGCCGTCGTTCCGATCATCGCCAGGGCCGCCGCCTGA
- the glpK gene encoding glycerol kinase GlpK, with protein MNQYVIAIDQGTTSSRAIVFDHSGSIVSSGQLEHEQIFPQAGWVEHDPAEIWNNTREVIGNALSKANLTRHDIAAVGITNQRETAVVWDKTTGKAVYNAIVWQDTRTQPIVDELAKDGGVERFKAKVGLPLATYFSGTKIKWILDNVEGAREKAEAGDLVFGNTDCWVLWNLTGGTDGGVHVTDVTNASRTMFMDLETLSWDQDILDAFGVPASMMPEIKSSSEVYGTVHTSQLLREVPVAGILGDQQAATFGQAAFEAGEAKNTYGTGCFLIFNTGEEIIHSKNGLLTTVGYKLGDAAPHYALEGSIAVTGSLIQWLRDNLGMISSAPEVEKLAASVEDNGGVYIVPAFSGLFAPYWRSDARGAIVGLTRFVNKNHIARAALEATAFQTREVLDAVNADSGVPLTELKVDGGMVANDALMQFQADILGVPVIRPKVVETTALGAAYAAGLAVGFWKDLGECSANWSEDKRWEPQMDDAERDRQMRLWKKAVTKSMDWVDEDVK; from the coding sequence ATGAACCAGTATGTAATCGCCATTGACCAGGGCACCACCAGCAGCCGCGCCATCGTTTTCGACCACAGCGGCAGCATCGTCTCGTCCGGACAGCTCGAACACGAACAAATCTTCCCGCAGGCCGGCTGGGTCGAGCACGATCCCGCCGAGATCTGGAACAACACCCGTGAAGTCATCGGCAACGCGCTCTCCAAGGCAAACCTGACCCGACATGACATCGCTGCCGTTGGCATCACCAACCAGCGTGAAACCGCAGTCGTTTGGGATAAGACCACCGGCAAGGCCGTCTACAACGCGATCGTCTGGCAGGACACCCGCACCCAGCCGATCGTCGACGAGCTCGCCAAGGACGGCGGCGTGGAGCGCTTCAAAGCAAAGGTGGGACTGCCGCTGGCCACCTACTTCTCCGGCACCAAGATCAAGTGGATCCTGGACAACGTCGAGGGTGCGCGGGAGAAGGCAGAAGCCGGCGACCTCGTATTCGGCAATACGGACTGCTGGGTGCTCTGGAACCTGACCGGAGGCACCGACGGCGGCGTGCACGTCACCGATGTGACCAACGCGTCCCGGACCATGTTTATGGATCTCGAGACACTGTCCTGGGACCAGGACATCCTGGACGCGTTCGGCGTCCCGGCCTCCATGATGCCGGAGATCAAGTCCTCCTCCGAGGTCTATGGGACCGTGCACACCTCGCAGCTGCTGCGTGAAGTACCGGTCGCCGGGATCCTGGGCGACCAGCAGGCCGCCACTTTCGGGCAGGCGGCGTTCGAAGCCGGCGAAGCCAAGAACACCTACGGCACGGGCTGCTTCCTGATCTTTAACACGGGTGAGGAAATCATCCACTCGAAGAACGGGCTGCTGACCACGGTCGGCTACAAGCTCGGCGATGCAGCACCGCATTACGCGCTGGAAGGCTCGATCGCGGTGACTGGTTCGCTGATCCAGTGGCTGCGCGACAACCTGGGCATGATCAGCAGCGCCCCTGAGGTCGAAAAGCTCGCCGCCTCGGTCGAGGACAACGGCGGCGTGTACATCGTGCCGGCGTTCTCCGGCCTGTTCGCGCCGTACTGGCGGTCCGACGCCCGCGGCGCGATTGTTGGCTTGACCCGTTTTGTGAACAAGAACCACATCGCCCGGGCCGCGCTGGAAGCCACCGCTTTCCAGACCCGCGAGGTGCTCGATGCGGTCAACGCCGACTCCGGCGTCCCGTTGACCGAGTTGAAGGTCGACGGCGGCATGGTTGCCAACGACGCCCTGATGCAGTTCCAGGCCGACATCCTGGGCGTGCCGGTCATCCGGCCGAAGGTCGTGGAGACCACCGCTCTGGGGGCCGCTTACGCGGCCGGCCTTGCCGTCGGCTTCTGGAAGGACCTGGGCGAATGCTCGGCCAACTGGTCCGAGGACAAGCGCTGGGAACCGCAGATGGACGACGCCGAGCGTGACCGCCAGATGCGCCTCTGGAAGAAAGCCGTCACGAAGTCGATGGATTGGGTCGACGAGGACGTCAAGTAG